One window of Mediterraneibacter gnavus ATCC 29149 genomic DNA carries:
- a CDS encoding response regulator transcription factor: MNGETILVVDDNQEIVYSISELLKYEGYQVVKAYDGMEALNALEINNIDLILLDVMMPRLNGLSALMKLRENYRIPVIILSAKTEESDKVSGLVLGADDYVEKPYNPAELIARIKAHLRRYRAWGGAAPEADSDTVVNGGLVLDKKRRIILVDGKEVRLTATEYKILEFLMGHLGQVFSAEQIYENVWKESANYTVENTVMVHIRHIREKIEIDTKKPRYVKVVWGIGYKMEKYN; encoded by the coding sequence ATGAACGGTGAAACGATACTTGTTGTGGACGACAATCAAGAAATTGTCTATTCGATCAGTGAGTTACTGAAATATGAAGGATATCAGGTGGTAAAAGCATATGATGGGATGGAGGCTCTGAATGCTTTGGAGATAAACAACATTGATCTGATTTTATTGGATGTTATGATGCCGAGGCTGAATGGGTTGTCTGCATTGATGAAATTAAGGGAGAACTATCGGATTCCGGTGATCATCCTGTCAGCAAAAACAGAGGAGAGTGATAAAGTATCCGGACTTGTTCTGGGCGCAGATGATTATGTAGAAAAACCATATAATCCGGCGGAACTGATCGCCCGCATAAAAGCACATCTCAGACGGTATCGTGCATGGGGAGGTGCAGCGCCGGAAGCAGACAGTGACACCGTTGTAAATGGAGGGCTTGTGCTGGATAAAAAAAGGCGTATCATACTTGTGGACGGGAAAGAAGTCCGGCTGACCGCCACAGAGTATAAAATCCTGGAATTTCTGATGGGACATCTGGGGCAGGTGTTTTCAGCAGAACAGATTTATGAAAATGTATGGAAAGAATCGGCAAATTATACGGTGGAAAATACAGTGATGGTGCACATTCGGCATATCCGGGAAAAAATTGAGATTGATACAAAAAAACCAAGATATGTAAAGGTGGTGTGGGGCATTGGCTACAAAATGGAAAAATATAATTGA
- a CDS encoding sensor histidine kinase yields MATKWKNIIETGKRLLKQHWQVLVSVMLAGCGIFTFYILIAYRTYYPTEKILYFGILGNILLGSGTAYLLEKGLNRKYQNWIPKEDAYYREWRAEMKKMEHLLQVIGILAFAAASIFFVLQSKFREYWSWYYNYAAGYVMLFTALIQYMVWQFVRRRFDEKRREMLMGKLEEINQKRIAEALESEKKSLEKVSRSDQLRIDLITNVSHDLKTPLTSMVGYIELIKKEELSDLVRDYVDVLSERAEKLKEMINSLFSLAKASSGNIELHPEKFELNRLVEQIFADMHDHVKESELQFVKQFTEENTEIISDNMYFYRICQNLIENALKYSAKHTRVFVKTYQKESSNHLCLEITNTAGYPMDFTKEEIIERFFRGDKQRSSEGNGLGLAIVSTYVKALGGEFDIKIDCDQFKACVEMPLSAITIT; encoded by the coding sequence TTGGCTACAAAATGGAAAAATATAATTGAGACAGGAAAACGTTTGTTAAAGCAACATTGGCAGGTATTAGTAAGTGTCATGTTGGCAGGATGTGGGATTTTTACCTTTTATATTCTGATCGCCTATCGAACCTATTATCCAACAGAAAAAATCCTGTATTTTGGGATACTCGGGAATATTCTGTTAGGAAGCGGGACTGCATATCTGTTAGAAAAGGGGCTGAACCGAAAATATCAGAACTGGATTCCAAAAGAAGATGCTTATTATCGGGAATGGAGAGCAGAAATGAAAAAAATGGAGCATCTTCTTCAAGTGATCGGTATTCTGGCATTTGCAGCAGCAAGTATCTTCTTTGTGCTGCAGAGTAAATTTCGAGAGTACTGGAGCTGGTATTACAATTATGCTGCCGGTTATGTGATGCTCTTTACAGCATTGATTCAGTATATGGTGTGGCAGTTTGTGCGCCGACGGTTTGATGAGAAGAGACGAGAAATGTTGATGGGCAAACTGGAGGAAATCAATCAAAAACGGATTGCAGAAGCGCTGGAGAGCGAAAAAAAGAGCCTTGAAAAAGTTTCACGCAGTGACCAGCTTCGAATCGATCTGATTACCAATGTGTCGCATGATCTGAAAACGCCGCTGACTTCTATGGTGGGCTATATTGAACTCATCAAAAAGGAAGAATTGAGCGACCTTGTCAGAGATTATGTGGATGTGCTGTCTGAAAGAGCAGAAAAATTAAAAGAAATGATAAACAGCTTGTTTTCTCTTGCAAAAGCAAGCAGCGGCAATATCGAACTGCATCCGGAAAAGTTTGAACTGAATCGTCTGGTAGAACAGATCTTTGCAGATATGCATGATCATGTGAAAGAGAGTGAGCTGCAGTTTGTAAAACAGTTTACAGAGGAAAATACAGAAATCATTTCTGATAATATGTATTTTTACAGGATCTGCCAGAATCTGATTGAGAATGCGCTGAAGTATTCGGCAAAACATACGAGAGTATTCGTGAAAACTTATCAAAAAGAGTCTTCAAATCATCTGTGTCTGGAAATCACGAACACCGCAGGATATCCAATGGATTTTACAAAGGAAGAGATTATCGAGCGGTTTTTTCGTGGGGATAAGCAGAGGTCCAGTGAGGGAAATGGACTGGGACTTGCGATCGTAAGTACGTATGTAAAAGCGCTTGGCGGAGAGTTTGATATTAAAATCGACTGTGATCAGTTTAAGGCCTGTGTGGAGATGCCGCTTTCGGCAATCACGATTACATAA
- a CDS encoding heavy metal translocating P-type ATPase, which yields MAKEVLTEERYKNDHHHHEESCGCGHDHHHEDACGCGHDHHHEDACGCGHEHHHEEHKEADHTFDHAEKQVYILENLGCAHCASKMEEKIQALPQVEFAAITFATKQLQVVTNTDAELLEEFQKICASIESEVVVRKRDGGSTGKRESAKGRFSENKKDLWEIGIGAVLFVLGLATQEMNGWISFFALIIGYLILGKDVLITAAKNIGKGHVFDENFLMGVATIAAIVIGDYKEAVGVMLFYRVGELFEDIAVARSRSQIMEAVDLRPEIVNLVGQDGTIREIPAEEAKVGDVLLVRAGDRIPLEGVVLEGESRLDTSPVTGEPVPVAVVPGSSVTSGCVNLSGVLKMRAEKVLEDSMVTRILNSVENAAASKPKIDRFITRFSKVYTPVVVALAVATAIIPSILTGDWNYWIYTAITFLVISCPCALVLSVPLAFFSGIGAGSKKGILFKGGVAIEALQNVKAVVMDKTGTITKGNFVVQEIVPAGSYSQDELLKTAASCEEASSHPIAVSIMAAANERRLSVEHAKQVKEISGNGILAELSEGTVLCGNRRLLEQNQVDLSAYQPKAYGTEVLLAVDGVYAGYLVISDTVKEDASQAVAAMKQQNIRTVMLTGDAKENAQAVAEKIGIDEVHAKLLPQDKVTELQKIRQKQGSVMFVGDGINDAPVLAGADVGAAMGSGADAAIEAADVVFMTSSMEAIPQSLKIARATGRIAKQNVAFALVIKALVMVFGLLGLANMWMAVFADTGVAVICILNAIRILYKKL from the coding sequence ATGGCAAAAGAAGTATTGACAGAAGAAAGATATAAAAATGATCATCACCACCATGAAGAATCATGCGGCTGCGGGCACGATCATCACCACGAGGATGCATGCGGCTGCGGACACGATCACCATCACGAAGATGCATGCGGCTGTGGACACGAGCATCATCATGAGGAGCACAAAGAGGCAGATCATACTTTTGATCATGCAGAGAAGCAGGTGTATATTCTGGAAAACCTGGGATGTGCACATTGCGCGTCTAAGATGGAAGAAAAGATTCAGGCACTGCCTCAGGTAGAGTTTGCTGCAATTACCTTCGCGACAAAACAACTGCAGGTTGTGACGAATACGGATGCGGAGCTGTTAGAGGAGTTTCAGAAAATCTGTGCGTCCATTGAGAGTGAAGTGGTTGTGCGAAAAAGAGACGGAGGATCTACCGGAAAACGGGAGTCTGCAAAAGGCAGATTTTCAGAAAATAAAAAGGATCTGTGGGAGATAGGAATCGGAGCTGTTCTATTTGTTCTAGGGTTGGCAACACAGGAGATGAATGGATGGATTTCCTTTTTCGCACTGATCATAGGATATCTGATCCTTGGAAAGGATGTCCTTATCACTGCGGCAAAGAATATTGGAAAGGGCCATGTATTTGATGAGAATTTCCTGATGGGAGTTGCTACAATTGCAGCGATCGTAATCGGAGATTACAAAGAAGCAGTGGGGGTAATGCTCTTCTATCGTGTAGGGGAGTTATTTGAAGATATCGCAGTTGCAAGAAGCAGAAGTCAGATCATGGAGGCAGTTGATCTGCGTCCTGAGATTGTGAATCTTGTAGGGCAGGATGGAACTATACGGGAGATTCCGGCAGAGGAGGCAAAAGTTGGAGATGTGCTTCTCGTCCGTGCAGGAGACCGGATTCCACTGGAAGGTGTTGTACTGGAGGGGGAAAGCCGTCTGGATACTTCACCGGTAACGGGGGAACCGGTTCCGGTTGCCGTTGTACCGGGCAGCAGTGTGACTTCCGGATGTGTGAATCTTTCCGGTGTGCTGAAAATGCGTGCAGAGAAGGTTCTGGAAGATTCCATGGTTACAAGAATTTTGAATTCAGTAGAAAATGCAGCAGCCAGCAAGCCAAAAATCGACCGTTTTATTACAAGGTTTTCAAAAGTATACACACCGGTCGTGGTAGCACTGGCAGTGGCAACAGCAATTATCCCGTCGATCCTGACCGGGGACTGGAACTACTGGATTTACACAGCCATTACCTTCCTGGTAATCAGCTGTCCATGTGCGCTTGTGTTGAGTGTTCCGCTGGCATTTTTCTCAGGAATCGGAGCAGGTTCTAAAAAAGGAATCCTGTTTAAGGGCGGAGTTGCGATCGAGGCGCTTCAGAATGTAAAAGCAGTTGTAATGGATAAGACGGGAACGATTACAAAAGGAAATTTTGTCGTACAGGAGATTGTTCCGGCAGGATCATACAGTCAGGATGAACTCCTAAAGACAGCAGCATCCTGTGAAGAAGCATCTTCTCACCCGATCGCAGTCAGTATTATGGCAGCGGCAAACGAGAGAAGGCTTTCTGTTGAGCATGCAAAACAGGTAAAAGAAATTTCCGGAAATGGAATTTTAGCAGAACTCTCAGAAGGAACTGTACTTTGTGGAAACAGAAGGCTTTTGGAGCAGAATCAGGTAGATCTGTCTGCATATCAGCCGAAAGCGTATGGAACAGAAGTATTACTGGCAGTAGACGGTGTCTATGCAGGATATCTTGTGATTTCAGACACTGTCAAAGAGGATGCATCGCAGGCAGTGGCAGCCATGAAGCAACAGAATATCCGGACAGTCATGCTGACCGGAGATGCAAAAGAGAATGCGCAGGCAGTGGCAGAGAAGATCGGAATTGATGAAGTGCATGCAAAGCTTCTGCCTCAGGATAAGGTAACAGAATTACAGAAGATCCGACAGAAACAGGGAAGTGTGATGTTTGTCGGAGACGGAATCAATGATGCGCCGGTTCTGGCAGGCGCAGATGTGGGAGCTGCGATGGGAAGCGGAGCGGATGCAGCGATTGAAGCTGCAGACGTGGTATTTATGACCTCTTCTATGGAAGCAATCCCGCAGTCTTTGAAGATTGCAAGAGCAACGGGAAGAATTGCAAAACAAAATGTTGCATTTGCTCTGGTGATCAAAGCACTGGTCATGGTATTTGGTCTGCTTGGTCTGGCCAATATGTGGATGGCTGTGTTTGCGGATACCGGTGTGGCGGTGATCTGTATTCTGAATGCAATCCGCATTCTGTATAAGAAACTCTAA
- a CDS encoding ArsR/SmtB family transcription factor: protein MRKLEVEHCDLIHSHSDTVRQIQEKIPEEQEIRGLADFFKVFADATRIRILCVLSCSEMCVCDLAQTLDMTQSAISHQLRLLKQMKLVVNRREGKTVFYSLADSHIKTIMNQGMEHIRE, encoded by the coding sequence ATGAGAAAATTAGAAGTGGAGCATTGTGATCTGATACATTCTCATAGTGATACAGTCAGACAGATACAGGAAAAGATTCCGGAAGAGCAGGAGATCAGAGGACTGGCAGATTTTTTTAAGGTATTTGCGGATGCCACCAGGATCCGGATTCTGTGTGTGCTGTCCTGTTCCGAGATGTGTGTGTGTGATCTGGCGCAGACACTGGATATGACACAGTCGGCGATTTCTCATCAGCTCCGACTGTTGAAACAGATGAAATTGGTAGTCAATCGAAGAGAGGGGAAGACGGTGTTTTATTCACTGGCGGACAGTCATATTAAGACGATCATGAATCAGGGGATGGAACATATCAGGGAATAG
- a CDS encoding heavy metal translocating P-type ATPase encodes MKKEVKRRAIECAAAAVLYIVAIVGSSYAELEREMRLLIFLLPYLIMAFATVRLLWNNLKKRKLFDENLLILLATAGAFAVHRYSEAVGAMLFFQIGKLLELISMSRTRKSIEKFMDIRPQYANLKISGGEMQVPPEDLNPRQVIIIKPGERIPVDAIVTQGSSTLDTKALTGESEPRHVKIGSHIYSGSINLSGVLEARVLKASADSTASRIIDMISNADNRRAQTENFAEKFTRYYTPLVTLFGILVMILPPMMFEGAQQGAWIYRGLIVLVAACPCGLLVSVPLAFLGGIGAASRQGVLIKGSNFLEALSKAETFVFDKTGTLTEGVFRVKEVCPKSMTPEELLELTAYGEAYSSHPISGSLREAYGRPIDKARIGAVKEFPGFGLEAVVDGKQLEIGNSKFMNQQGYFYQRVADIGTAVYVAVDGEYAGYILITDVVRKEAGRLLKWMKKQQIEAVMITGDNERVAEDVARQLKLDYVYAGLMPEEKVEQVREFMESHMEDEKLAFVGDGINDAPVLAHADIGIAMGGLGSDAALEAADIILMEDDLSRIVNAIRISRGTIRAVKQNLIFAIGMKVLLLVLASFGYVTMKNAILADMAVMMINLLNSFWVLKYPE; translated from the coding sequence ATGAAGAAAGAAGTAAAGCGAAGAGCCATAGAATGTGCGGCGGCTGCCGTTTTGTATATTGTTGCGATCGTGGGAAGCTCGTATGCAGAGCTAGAAAGAGAGATGCGTCTGCTGATTTTTCTGCTTCCGTATCTGATCATGGCTTTTGCGACGGTCAGGCTGCTCTGGAACAATCTGAAGAAAAGAAAGTTGTTTGACGAGAATCTGCTGATCCTGCTTGCCACAGCAGGTGCATTTGCAGTCCATCGCTATTCGGAGGCAGTGGGAGCGATGCTGTTTTTCCAGATTGGAAAGTTGCTGGAACTTATCTCCATGAGCAGGACGAGAAAATCCATTGAGAAATTTATGGATATCCGTCCGCAGTATGCCAATTTAAAGATCAGCGGCGGGGAGATGCAGGTACCGCCGGAAGATCTGAATCCGCGGCAGGTTATTATTATCAAGCCGGGGGAGAGGATCCCCGTGGATGCGATCGTGACACAGGGGAGCAGTACGTTAGATACCAAGGCGCTGACAGGAGAATCGGAGCCGAGGCATGTGAAGATCGGCAGTCATATTTACAGCGGAAGTATCAACTTAAGTGGTGTGCTGGAAGCACGGGTATTGAAGGCGTCTGCAGATTCGACAGCATCCAGAATCATTGATATGATATCCAATGCGGACAACAGACGGGCGCAGACAGAGAATTTTGCAGAAAAATTTACCCGGTATTATACACCGCTTGTAACGCTTTTCGGAATCCTGGTGATGATCCTTCCGCCGATGATGTTTGAAGGGGCACAGCAGGGGGCGTGGATCTATCGCGGACTGATCGTGCTGGTGGCAGCATGCCCGTGCGGACTTCTGGTATCCGTGCCGCTGGCATTCTTAGGCGGGATCGGAGCAGCTTCCAGACAGGGTGTCCTCATCAAGGGAAGCAATTTTTTGGAAGCATTGTCAAAGGCAGAGACTTTTGTATTTGATAAGACCGGTACTCTGACAGAGGGAGTATTCCGGGTAAAAGAAGTGTGTCCGAAGTCGATGACACCGGAAGAACTTCTGGAACTGACAGCATATGGGGAAGCATACTCCAGTCATCCGATCTCCGGATCTTTAAGGGAGGCTTACGGCAGGCCGATTGACAAAGCAAGGATCGGGGCAGTCAAAGAATTTCCGGGATTTGGTCTTGAGGCTGTTGTGGACGGAAAACAACTGGAGATTGGAAATTCCAAGTTTATGAACCAGCAGGGATATTTTTATCAACGGGTGGCTGATATCGGAACAGCAGTTTACGTAGCTGTGGACGGAGAGTATGCGGGCTATATCCTGATCACGGATGTGGTAAGAAAAGAGGCCGGCAGACTTCTGAAATGGATGAAAAAACAACAGATCGAAGCGGTGATGATCACCGGAGATAATGAACGGGTGGCAGAAGATGTGGCCCGGCAGTTAAAGCTGGATTATGTATATGCAGGCCTGATGCCGGAGGAAAAGGTAGAGCAGGTCAGAGAATTTATGGAAAGCCATATGGAGGATGAGAAGCTGGCGTTTGTAGGGGATGGAATCAATGACGCGCCGGTTCTTGCACATGCGGATATCGGGATTGCCATGGGGGGACTGGGCTCGGATGCAGCTCTGGAGGCAGCGGATATCATTTTGATGGAGGATGATCTTTCCAGGATCGTGAATGCGATCCGGATTTCCAGAGGAACGATTCGTGCGGTGAAGCAGAATCTGATCTTTGCCATTGGGATGAAAGTTCTTCTTCTGGTGCTGGCATCCTTTGGCTATGTAACAATGAAAAACGCAATTTTAGCGGATATGGCAGTGATGATGATCAACTTATTGAATTCATTCTGGGTGCTGAAATATCCGGAATAA
- a CDS encoding tetratricopeptide repeat protein — MKRATLLALTVSACLLTGCTNALKDGTGYLEDGNYKEAVTAFQKAVDEGKKTAEAYRGLGMAYYEQEDYASAKDAFEKALAAGGEKNQVIYNLLGICGMKLNDYNYALEQFNQGISLSQNSGTSMENAESFSEVLQEMRFNQIVCYEKLGDWENAKTKIAEYIQVYPDDADAQREAKFLETR; from the coding sequence ATGAAAAGAGCAACATTGCTTGCATTGACAGTATCTGCCTGTCTTTTGACAGGATGTACCAATGCACTCAAAGACGGAACAGGGTATCTGGAAGACGGAAATTATAAAGAAGCAGTGACCGCATTTCAGAAAGCGGTGGACGAAGGCAAGAAGACGGCGGAGGCATACCGCGGTCTGGGAATGGCGTATTATGAGCAGGAAGACTACGCATCTGCAAAAGATGCTTTTGAAAAAGCGTTGGCAGCAGGGGGAGAGAAGAATCAGGTCATTTATAATCTTCTCGGAATCTGCGGGATGAAGCTGAATGATTACAATTATGCACTGGAGCAGTTTAATCAGGGAATCAGCCTGTCTCAGAACAGCGGTACGTCCATGGAAAATGCAGAAAGCTTCAGCGAAGTGCTTCAGGAGATGCGGTTCAATCAGATCGTATGTTATGAAAAGCTGGGTGACTGGGAGAATGCAAAAACCAAGATCGCAGAATATATCCAGGTCTATCCGGACGATGCAGATGCCCAGAGAGAAGCAAAATTTCTGGAGACCAGATAA
- a CDS encoding class I SAM-dependent methyltransferase yields MPGYQITEYCHRMIKEHIKEGDCCVDATAGNGNDTEFLCRLTGADGKVYAFDIQKAAVEHTKKRLEEAGLTERAKVILDGHEHMENYVRETVSAITFNFGYLPGGDHQIATQADTSIQAIEAGLRLLKKGGIMSLCIYSGGDSGFAEKEALLSYLETLDSRTFLVIVSTYYNRQNHPPIPAFVIRIKEERGE; encoded by the coding sequence ATGCCGGGATATCAGATTACAGAGTATTGTCATCGGATGATAAAGGAGCATATCAAAGAAGGAGACTGCTGTGTGGACGCAACGGCCGGCAATGGAAATGATACAGAATTTCTCTGTCGTCTGACAGGGGCAGACGGAAAGGTCTACGCATTTGATATTCAAAAAGCAGCAGTAGAACACACCAAAAAGCGTCTGGAAGAGGCGGGACTTACAGAGCGTGCCAAGGTGATTCTAGATGGGCATGAGCATATGGAGAACTATGTCCGGGAAACCGTGTCAGCGATCACCTTTAATTTCGGTTATCTGCCGGGCGGTGATCATCAGATCGCGACACAGGCTGATACAAGCATTCAGGCAATTGAGGCAGGGCTTCGCCTGCTGAAAAAAGGCGGGATCATGAGCCTTTGTATCTATAGTGGAGGAGACAGTGGATTCGCAGAGAAAGAGGCACTGTTGTCTTATCTTGAGACACTGGATTCCAGAACATTTTTAGTGATTGTAAGTACTTATTATAACCGCCAAAATCACCCGCCGATTCCGGCGTTTGTGATCCGGATCAAAGAAGAAAGGGGAGAATAA
- a CDS encoding cytochrome c biogenesis protein/redoxin produces the protein MGFSMDVGVPVVTVFLQGLLSFFSPCVLPLVPLYLGYLSGGAEQGELYGKRGRLFVNTICFVIGISSAFFMMGLGVSAAGSFLNKNQAMVSRIGGILVILFGLYQLGIFGKSKLLGTEHRFWLKLDKLKMSPVVALVFGFTFSFAWTPCVGPALASVLLMAGSAGTKLTGFLLIGVYTLGFILPFLAVGLFTAKVLGFFKKYNYVVKYTVKIGGILMIFMGLLMFTGKMNAITGYLSGTAGTQTSSKETTKKEIKEEKQDTYPATDFVLQDQYGKEHSLADYKGKTIFLNFWATWCGPCRNEMPEIQKIYEETQQEEDSDLVILGIAAPGFGQEGSQEEIEAFLEENGYTYPVLMDTTGEVFMQYGISAYPTTFMVDKDGNLFGYVQGQLNEDMMRSIIRQTMEGKRE, from the coding sequence ATGGGATTTTCAATGGATGTGGGAGTTCCTGTAGTGACCGTGTTTTTACAGGGGCTTTTAAGTTTTTTTTCACCGTGTGTCCTTCCGCTTGTACCGCTTTATCTGGGATATCTCTCAGGAGGCGCAGAGCAGGGAGAACTGTACGGAAAACGGGGGCGGCTGTTTGTCAATACGATTTGTTTTGTGATAGGGATCAGCTCCGCATTTTTTATGATGGGACTTGGTGTGTCGGCAGCCGGAAGTTTTCTTAACAAGAATCAGGCAATGGTATCGAGGATCGGCGGGATTCTGGTGATTTTATTCGGTTTGTACCAGCTTGGGATTTTTGGAAAATCAAAGCTTCTGGGTACAGAGCACCGTTTCTGGTTAAAGCTCGACAAGTTGAAGATGTCACCGGTTGTGGCGCTTGTGTTTGGATTTACCTTTAGCTTTGCCTGGACGCCGTGCGTGGGACCGGCTCTTGCGAGTGTGCTTTTGATGGCGGGAAGTGCAGGAACAAAGCTGACAGGATTCCTTTTGATCGGTGTGTATACACTTGGATTTATCCTGCCGTTTCTTGCAGTGGGACTGTTCACGGCAAAAGTGCTCGGGTTTTTCAAAAAGTACAATTATGTTGTCAAGTATACGGTGAAGATCGGAGGAATCCTGATGATCTTTATGGGACTTCTGATGTTTACAGGCAAGATGAACGCGATCACCGGATATTTATCGGGAACAGCAGGAACACAGACTTCATCAAAAGAGACAACGAAAAAGGAAATAAAAGAAGAAAAGCAGGATACGTACCCGGCCACAGATTTTGTGCTGCAGGATCAGTATGGAAAGGAGCACAGTCTGGCAGACTATAAGGGAAAGACAATCTTTTTGAATTTCTGGGCAACCTGGTGTGGTCCGTGCAGAAATGAGATGCCGGAGATTCAGAAGATTTATGAAGAAACACAGCAGGAAGAAGACAGTGATCTGGTGATCCTGGGAATTGCCGCGCCGGGATTCGGACAGGAAGGAAGCCAGGAGGAGATCGAGGCATTTCTTGAGGAAAACGGATACACCTATCCGGTGCTGATGGATACGACAGGAGAGGTATTTATGCAGTATGGAATCAGCGCTTACCCGACAACTTTTATGGTAGACAAAGACGGAAATCTGTTCGGATATGTGCAGGGGCAGTTAAACGAAGATATGATGCGCAGCATTATCCGGCAGACGATGGAAGGCAAGAGAGAGTAG
- the hflX gene encoding GTPase HflX → MALYEMEDAKERVILVGVQENDAEPEEESLDELAELARTAGAEVAGRLIQKREAMHPVTYIGKGKILELKELLWETDATGIICDDELTSVQLNHLEEELECKIVDRTLLILDIFAGRAVSREGKIQVELAQLKYRAARLVGLRNSLSRLGGGIGTRGPGEKKLEMDRRLIRERISRLKKELREVEEHRERLRTQRKRSNLKVAALVGYTSAGKSSLENALTGAGVLEDAMLFSTLDTTTRSLRLADTQEILLSDTVGFIRKLPHHLVEAFKSTLEEAKYADIIIHVVDASNPHQDTQMFVVYETLRQLGAEGKPVITVFNKQDKLETPGYFRDFHAEYSIPVSAKTGQGLEELKEALLEILRRDQVYIERLYSFAEAGKIQLIRTQGQLLSEEYVPDGIEVKAYVPKEIRGKV, encoded by the coding sequence ATGGCGTTATATGAAATGGAAGATGCGAAAGAACGCGTCATTTTAGTAGGCGTTCAGGAAAATGATGCGGAGCCGGAGGAAGAATCCCTGGATGAGCTGGCAGAACTGGCACGCACGGCCGGTGCAGAGGTAGCCGGCCGTCTGATCCAGAAACGAGAGGCGATGCATCCGGTGACGTATATCGGGAAAGGAAAGATCCTGGAGCTGAAGGAACTTTTGTGGGAGACAGACGCTACGGGAATCATCTGTGACGATGAACTGACTTCCGTGCAGCTGAATCATCTGGAGGAAGAGCTGGAATGTAAGATCGTGGATCGGACACTTCTGATCCTGGATATTTTTGCAGGAAGGGCAGTCAGCAGAGAAGGTAAGATCCAGGTGGAACTGGCACAGTTAAAATACCGTGCGGCGAGACTTGTCGGACTTCGAAATTCTCTTTCCCGTCTGGGAGGCGGAATCGGAACAAGAGGACCGGGAGAGAAAAAACTGGAGATGGACCGCCGTTTGATCCGGGAGAGGATCAGCCGCCTGAAAAAAGAACTCCGGGAAGTGGAAGAACACAGAGAGAGGCTTCGTACTCAGAGAAAACGCTCCAATCTGAAGGTGGCGGCGCTGGTGGGATATACGTCAGCAGGAAAGAGCAGCCTGGAAAATGCGCTCACCGGAGCAGGTGTTTTAGAGGATGCGATGCTGTTTTCCACGCTGGATACGACGACACGTTCTCTGAGACTGGCAGATACACAGGAAATCCTGCTCAGTGATACGGTCGGATTTATCCGGAAACTTCCGCATCATCTGGTAGAGGCATTTAAGAGCACACTGGAAGAAGCGAAATACGCGGATATCATCATCCATGTGGTCGATGCTTCCAATCCGCATCAGGATACCCAGATGTTTGTTGTCTATGAGACACTGCGTCAGCTCGGTGCGGAGGGAAAACCGGTCATTACCGTATTCAACAAACAGGATAAACTGGAAACACCGGGATATTTCCGGGATTTTCATGCAGAGTACTCAATCCCGGTTTCCGCAAAGACAGGGCAGGGGCTGGAAGAATTAAAAGAAGCGCTGCTTGAGATTCTGCGAAGAGATCAGGTATATATCGAGCGATTGTATTCCTTCGCAGAAGCGGGAAAGATCCAGCTGATCCGCACCCAGGGACAGCTGCTGTCAGAGGAATATGTACCGGATGGCATTGAAGTGAAGGCATATGTGCCGAAAGAAATCAGGGGAAAAGTGTAA
- a CDS encoding winged helix-turn-helix transcriptional regulator, whose product MKKELPACPVETTLMLISDRWKVLIIRDLLGGTKRFGELKKSIGTVSQKVLTSNLRSMEESGLLTRKVYAEVPPRVEYTLTETGYSLKTVLDAMAMWGTEYKQKTQ is encoded by the coding sequence ATGAAAAAAGAATTACCGGCATGTCCGGTAGAGACAACTTTAATGCTCATCAGTGACCGCTGGAAAGTATTGATCATCCGGGATCTTTTAGGTGGTACAAAGCGCTTTGGAGAATTAAAAAAGTCGATCGGAACGGTATCTCAAAAGGTACTGACTTCCAATCTGCGTTCCATGGAAGAAAGCGGACTGCTCACCCGCAAAGTCTATGCCGAAGTGCCTCCCCGGGTGGAATATACGCTGACTGAGACCGGATACAGCTTAAAGACTGTTCTGGATGCAATGGCTATGTGGGGAACGGAATACAAACAAAAGACCCAATAA